A stretch of DNA from Vulpes lagopus strain Blue_001 chromosome 12, ASM1834538v1, whole genome shotgun sequence:
CTAGTTACCTTTTGCAACTACATTCATGGCCAAAACTGCCATTAATGTTTTTTAGACATTTGAATACCATAAATCTCAAGAGAAGATGCTTAACCTCAAAAAAACATTGTTAACTTATTTGAAAGACAGATAACTTAAAGCTAATGCTTATAATCTCATGGCTCCTAGAGTTTTCCCCACTAACACTAAACCCACAAATACCTGGCTGACTCTGCTATGTCTGTTTCAAGTGACACCAGCTCCATAATGGAAGGTAGATCCCTTATAAAGAAGAACACGATAAGTCCAGCTATGAATGATCATTTCATAATCACAGAGGATTCTATTGTCTTTTCATCTAATACCAATAACTCTTGAAACTAGATGGATCAAAGCACAGAAACAACCTACAAGGAGAGCCTGTGCCACTGGCCCTATGGTTGATGCAACAATCACCATGATGACCAATGCTTCAATCACTATAATGCACATCACTCTCCTGCCTAGGGATACCACTGGGCCCAGGGAAAGACCTGTGAGTGTGCAGAGTGCCATTTTGTCCCATGGCTGAAGATGGTTTGCCAAAAATTTATTCTCATCCTCCAACAGAAAGCGGTAAAACAACAACTGAAGCAACCATTTTCTTTGGGGCTGACACCACCATTccgaaatcagaaaaaaacattacTTCGGAAGGAGACCACATTACTCCAGTAAATGACTATACCCTGGAAAGTGATTTCTCAACAACAGACAGCAAGCTTACAtctccaaaagaaaaactaaaatcagaAGATAATGTTGGCTCTCATATTATTAAATCATCAACCCATGTGGAAAAAGAAATTGCTACTCTGACAGGCATGGTAAACTCCATAGCTAATGACTCTATTACTGAAAATTTAATTCCAGTGAAAATTGGTAATATCTCATCACCAGGTGCAACTGTTTCTTTAATAGATTTTTCCACTAACATGGCAAAAGAAGATATTCTCTTGGATACCACTGACCCAGCGAATGAAGATGTCTCAATAACTTCTGAAGTCTCTGGCACATTAAAGGAAGGCACCACCAGCATTGCAGACACCCCTAATCTTCCAGCTAAGAAGGATAAGCCTGATGATAACAATCATAGTTCCTCAGTAAAATCCAATGTCACTGCTAATGAGGCGGTCCAGATCACCAACTCGTCTATTCCTGAGGCTGAAATCTCTACTGCTACTGAAAAAAATTTCACTATTCCAGACATAACTGCccttacagaagagaaaataactgaaattgaCTTAAGTCTTCCAGAGAATGACCTCAATCCTGTGCCTAAACTAACGGACTCTGATGAGGAAAAGTTCATCACTGTGTTTGAACTCACTACCACTGTAGAAAGAGACAAAGATAACCCTGAAGATATTCTGCTAACCGATGAAGAGTCTATGGATGAAGTCAATGTTTGGATGGAGAAAGATATCACAAATGAAGCAGAGAACCATCCCATTCTGCTCACTGCTGTGGAATCCAGATATGACTTTGTAATCCCTACATCAGTAGCTATGAACCTCACGGAGGATTCATCTACCCTGACAAATGAAGATTTGTCTGAGAATAATGCAATAGAATTTGTAACTAAGGACAGCGAGCCACTTTCAGAAACTACCCCTGATCCAGATACCCTAAGTCATGAGGAAGATGCCTTTATAACTGAAATGGGTGTCTTTAAGTTACTGAAAGAAGAACCAGATGAGTTCCtgatttaaaagcagcaaaacagATGCCACACAGAATTGAGCAACAATTCTAGACAGCTAGTTTTAACATCTAAGAAGTTTGCCCACCAAgcaaaaatcttaataaattaaagaaagtgAGCATTTA
This window harbors:
- the CABS1 gene encoding calcium-binding and spermatid-specific protein 1, which encodes MAEDGLPKIYSHPPTESGKTTTEATIFFGADTTIPKSEKNITSEGDHITPVNDYTLESDFSTTDSKLTSPKEKLKSEDNVGSHIIKSSTHVEKEIATLTGMVNSIANDSITENLIPVKIGNISSPGATVSLIDFSTNMAKEDILLDTTDPANEDVSITSEVSGTLKEGTTSIADTPNLPAKKDKPDDNNHSSSVKSNVTANEAVQITNSSIPEAEISTATEKNFTIPDITALTEEKITEIDLSLPENDLNPVPKLTDSDEEKFITVFELTTTVERDKDNPEDILLTDEESMDEVNVWMEKDITNEAENHPILLTAVESRYDFVIPTSVAMNLTEDSSTLTNEDLSENNAIEFVTKDSEPLSETTPDPDTLSHEEDAFITEMGVFKLLKEEPDEFLI